A genome region from Microbacterium sp. CGR2 includes the following:
- a CDS encoding ABC transporter, with product MSDPEGTKPEKPTDVDEVVGNANAGLDAAAAAGADVPGGTTEAPANKPVDPDLAAFEAAEREHPGLFSSPSPVDSSAPSSETRASGESDASPIFVAPVAGGAVSRDDSDRDNTDRDNTDRDSTARVDTVRDHSDRDSTDRDYANGAYVPPTARHHEDSGIADAAYASSADDTETRVVPSEPTWAPASQTPQPIFVQAPEPPRDRGNRGTAGAIGLLATLAFAILYLAATLGLGALAGDVTGENIGEALVAPLMTWGYWTPVVVFFLGFWLLGAIINRGRWGLWVVFGIIVGIIAYAGHILGQLFEAPFWELTPTEGLDLVGEQLLAPLAIAAFVFARELTIWFGAWVARSGARKTELNDEAQREYERTLEAGPTLAR from the coding sequence ATGAGTGACCCCGAGGGTACCAAGCCCGAAAAGCCGACAGACGTCGACGAGGTCGTCGGCAACGCCAACGCCGGTCTCGATGCCGCCGCCGCAGCGGGTGCAGACGTCCCCGGCGGCACGACCGAAGCTCCGGCGAACAAGCCGGTCGACCCCGATCTCGCCGCGTTCGAAGCGGCCGAGCGGGAACACCCCGGCCTGTTCTCATCGCCGTCCCCTGTGGACTCCTCGGCTCCGTCCAGCGAGACCCGTGCCTCCGGCGAGTCCGACGCGAGCCCGATCTTCGTCGCACCGGTCGCCGGCGGCGCCGTCTCCCGAGACGACTCGGACCGCGACAACACCGACCGCGACAACACCGATCGCGACAGCACTGCCCGCGTCGACACGGTCCGCGACCACAGCGATCGCGACAGCACGGACCGCGATTATGCGAATGGCGCCTACGTCCCGCCCACCGCGCGGCATCACGAGGACTCGGGCATTGCGGATGCCGCCTACGCATCGTCTGCCGATGACACCGAGACACGGGTCGTCCCGTCGGAGCCCACCTGGGCGCCGGCCTCGCAGACGCCCCAGCCCATTTTCGTGCAGGCCCCGGAGCCGCCGCGCGACCGCGGCAACCGCGGCACCGCCGGTGCGATCGGACTCCTCGCCACCCTGGCCTTCGCCATCCTCTACCTCGCAGCCACCCTGGGCCTCGGCGCACTGGCCGGCGACGTCACGGGAGAGAACATCGGCGAGGCGCTCGTCGCCCCGCTCATGACCTGGGGCTACTGGACGCCCGTCGTGGTGTTCTTCCTCGGCTTCTGGCTGCTCGGCGCGATCATCAACAGGGGCCGCTGGGGCCTCTGGGTCGTCTTCGGCATCATCGTCGGCATCATCGCCTACGCCGGCCACATCCTCGGTCAGCTGTTCGAGGCGCCGTTCTGGGAGCTGACTCCCACCGAGGGGCTCGACCTGGTCGGCGAGCAGCTGCTCGCACCACTGGCGATCGCGGCCTTCGTGTTCGCACGCGAGCTGACGATCTGGTTCGGCGCCTGGGTGGCGCGCAGCGGTGCCCGCAAGACCGAACTGAACGACGAGGCGCAGCGTGAGTATGAGCGCACCCTCGAAGCCGGCCCGACCTTGGCGCGGTAA
- a CDS encoding sugar ABC transporter permease — MSTDTLAPAAKSRAPRRRSAGAWFADTGWRHVVAIIVSAFALFPLLYVVSASLNPQGTLTGSNRLFSAVGIDSYVRILSDPQNPYGLWFLNTLVVAVITGAVTVFIGACAAYAFSRMRFAGRRVGLVTIVVVQMFPQLLAVVAIFLLMSTLGDWFPDIGLNTHTGLILVYLGGALGVNTYLMYGFFNTIPKEIDEAARIDGAGHARIFFTIILRLVAPILAVVGLLSFIGTVNEYVIASVILVDVEQQTLVVGLTKLVANPRYADWSAFSAGAVMAAIPVMILFLFLQKYIVGGLTAGATKG, encoded by the coding sequence ATGAGCACCGACACCCTCGCCCCCGCAGCGAAGAGCCGTGCCCCGCGCCGCCGCAGTGCCGGCGCATGGTTCGCCGACACCGGATGGCGCCACGTGGTGGCGATCATCGTGAGCGCCTTCGCCCTCTTCCCGCTGCTGTACGTGGTCTCCGCCTCGCTCAATCCGCAGGGAACCCTGACCGGCTCGAATCGACTCTTCTCGGCCGTCGGCATCGACAGCTACGTGCGCATCCTCAGCGACCCGCAGAATCCGTACGGGCTCTGGTTCCTGAACACCCTGGTCGTGGCGGTCATCACCGGTGCGGTGACGGTGTTCATCGGCGCCTGCGCCGCGTACGCGTTCTCTCGGATGCGCTTCGCCGGACGTCGAGTGGGCCTCGTCACGATCGTGGTCGTGCAGATGTTCCCGCAGCTGCTCGCCGTCGTCGCGATCTTCCTGCTCATGTCGACGCTGGGGGATTGGTTCCCGGACATCGGACTGAACACGCACACGGGGCTCATCCTCGTGTACCTCGGCGGCGCGCTCGGAGTGAACACGTACCTCATGTACGGGTTCTTCAACACCATCCCGAAGGAGATCGACGAGGCGGCGCGCATCGATGGCGCCGGCCACGCACGGATCTTCTTCACGATCATCCTGCGCCTCGTCGCGCCGATCCTCGCCGTCGTCGGCCTGTTGTCGTTCATCGGAACGGTCAACGAGTACGTGATCGCGAGCGTCATCCTCGTCGATGTCGAGCAGCAGACGCTGGTCGTGGGTCTCACCAAGCTCGTCGCGAACCCCCGCTACGCCGACTGGTCGGCGTTCTCGGCCGGCGCGGTCATGGCCGCCATCCCGGTCATGATCCTCTTCCTGTTCCTGCAGAAATACATCGTCGGAGGCCTCACAGCCGGAGCGACGAAGGGCTGA
- a CDS encoding ABC transporter permease subunit: protein MTDTAEPTTPPTPRQRQAAKIAEAASGPIGWMLLKILLLAIVDAIAVYAAFVLFMHKEWLILGLVVVVTVLVNYLYFSRKRIAAKYLTPGIIFLVVFQVFTLLYTGYIGFTNYGTGHNGTKDQAISSLLASAQERVEDSPTYPVTVVEQFGEYGLLVTDPDSGDALLGTADQPLQEVDADFEGGKAVSVDGWTTLPLATVFTLSEELETLSVPFSDDPNDGSLRAPDGQSGYLYVSTLEVDADADAITDTRTGTVYSDIGTGAFTSDGGEELLPGWQTTVGFDNFVRAVSDPTIRGPLISVTVWTFAFALISVASTFFLGLLLALVFNNTRMRFRNGYRIILILPYAFPAFLSALVWAGMMNESFGFINQVIFGGASIPWLTDPTLAKVSVLLVNLWLGFPYMFLVCMGALQGIPDDVNEAAVMDGANPWQVFRRIKLPLLLVTVAPLLISSFAFNFNNFNLIYMLTKGGPRFSDVSIPVGHTDILISMVYKVAFTGQSRDYGLASAFTILIFIVVATISIVSFRKTKALEELN, encoded by the coding sequence ATGACAGACACCGCTGAGCCCACAACTCCTCCGACGCCGCGGCAGCGACAGGCGGCGAAGATCGCAGAGGCAGCTTCCGGCCCGATCGGGTGGATGCTGTTGAAGATCCTCCTGCTCGCGATCGTGGACGCGATCGCCGTGTATGCGGCCTTCGTGCTGTTCATGCACAAGGAATGGCTGATCCTCGGCCTCGTCGTCGTGGTCACCGTCCTCGTCAACTATCTGTACTTCTCTCGCAAGCGCATCGCGGCGAAGTACCTCACCCCCGGCATCATCTTCCTCGTGGTGTTCCAGGTGTTCACGCTGCTCTATACCGGATACATCGGGTTCACGAACTACGGCACCGGTCACAACGGCACCAAGGACCAGGCGATCTCCTCACTCCTCGCCTCGGCTCAGGAGCGCGTGGAGGACTCGCCCACCTACCCCGTGACAGTCGTCGAGCAGTTCGGTGAATACGGCCTTCTCGTCACCGACCCCGACAGCGGTGACGCGCTCCTCGGCACGGCCGACCAGCCTCTGCAGGAGGTCGACGCGGACTTCGAGGGTGGAAAGGCGGTCTCGGTCGACGGGTGGACCACCCTCCCGCTCGCCACCGTGTTCACGCTCTCCGAAGAGCTCGAGACGCTGTCGGTCCCGTTCAGCGATGATCCCAACGACGGCAGCCTCCGCGCACCCGACGGGCAGAGCGGATATCTGTACGTCTCCACGCTCGAGGTCGATGCGGATGCCGATGCGATCACCGACACCCGCACCGGAACCGTCTACTCCGACATCGGCACGGGCGCCTTCACCTCAGACGGCGGCGAAGAGCTGCTGCCCGGCTGGCAGACGACGGTCGGCTTCGACAACTTCGTGCGCGCCGTCAGCGACCCCACCATCCGCGGCCCGCTGATCTCGGTGACCGTGTGGACGTTCGCGTTCGCCCTCATCTCGGTCGCCTCGACCTTCTTCCTCGGGCTGCTGCTGGCACTGGTGTTCAACAACACCCGGATGCGGTTCCGCAACGGCTACCGGATCATCCTGATCCTCCCGTATGCCTTCCCGGCGTTCCTGTCGGCACTCGTGTGGGCCGGCATGATGAACGAGAGCTTCGGATTCATCAACCAGGTGATCTTCGGCGGGGCATCCATTCCCTGGCTCACCGACCCCACGCTCGCCAAGGTCTCGGTGCTGCTGGTGAACCTGTGGCTCGGCTTCCCGTACATGTTCCTCGTCTGCATGGGGGCACTGCAGGGAATTCCCGATGACGTGAACGAAGCGGCCGTCATGGACGGCGCGAACCCCTGGCAGGTCTTCCGCCGCATCAAGCTGCCCTTGCTGCTGGTGACCGTCGCGCCGCTGCTGATCTCGTCGTTCGCGTTCAACTTCAACAACTTCAACCTGATCTACATGCTCACCAAGGGCGGGCCGCGCTTCAGCGACGTGTCCATACCGGTCGGACACACCGACATTCTGATCTCGATGGTCTACAAGGTCGCGTTCACCGGTCAGTCCCGCGACTACGGGCTGGCGTCCGCTTTCACGATCCTGATCTTCATCGTGGTCGCGACGATCTCCATCGTGAGCTTCCGCAAGACCAAGGCCCTCGAGGAGCTGAACTGA
- a CDS encoding extracellular solute-binding protein, whose protein sequence is MKVNKRGIVAAGAIAIISTLSLAGCSTGTSGDDSSGAESGGKLTVWVDAERVDALQSAADAYKDKTGVAVDLVGKSVDDMKDDFIQQVPTGKGPDVVMGAHDWLGELSTNGVVAPLELGDSSEDYLPVALQAATYDGTVYMLPYAVENIAVLRNADLVPEPASGFDDMIAKGTFVVEQGAEGNPYHLYPFQTAFGAPVFGTDDSGSYDSADLQLGSEGGFAFADWLGAQGTAGTLNTDIDGEIAKQQFLDGTAAFWLTGPWNVGAATEAGINVEIDPIPSPTAETASPFAGVKGFFVSAESKNKVAANDFLVNYIGTEDVQLDLFEAGNILPALTAAADTAASDPIIAGFQAVGTDAVPMPAIPAMGSVWEFWGVAEAAIINGEDPKSTWQKLVDDVTAAIK, encoded by the coding sequence ATGAAGGTGAACAAGAGGGGCATCGTCGCCGCAGGCGCCATCGCCATCATTTCGACTCTGTCGCTTGCCGGCTGCTCCACCGGGACCAGCGGTGACGACTCGTCCGGCGCCGAGAGCGGCGGGAAGCTGACCGTCTGGGTGGACGCCGAGCGCGTCGACGCCCTGCAGAGCGCGGCGGATGCGTACAAGGACAAGACCGGCGTCGCGGTCGATCTCGTCGGCAAGTCCGTCGACGACATGAAAGACGACTTCATCCAGCAGGTGCCGACGGGCAAGGGCCCGGACGTCGTCATGGGTGCCCACGACTGGCTCGGCGAGCTTTCCACCAACGGTGTCGTCGCGCCCCTCGAGCTCGGTGACAGCTCCGAGGACTACCTGCCGGTTGCTCTCCAGGCCGCTACCTACGACGGCACGGTCTACATGCTGCCGTACGCCGTCGAGAACATCGCCGTGCTCCGCAACGCCGACCTCGTCCCCGAACCCGCTTCCGGCTTCGACGACATGATCGCCAAGGGCACCTTCGTCGTCGAGCAGGGCGCAGAGGGCAACCCGTACCACCTCTACCCCTTCCAGACCGCCTTCGGTGCTCCGGTCTTCGGCACCGACGATTCGGGCAGCTACGACTCCGCGGACCTGCAGCTGGGCAGCGAGGGCGGCTTCGCCTTCGCCGATTGGCTCGGTGCCCAGGGCACGGCAGGAACGCTCAACACCGACATCGACGGCGAGATCGCCAAGCAGCAGTTCCTCGACGGCACGGCGGCCTTCTGGCTGACCGGCCCCTGGAATGTCGGCGCAGCGACGGAGGCCGGCATCAACGTCGAGATCGACCCGATCCCCAGCCCGACCGCCGAGACCGCCTCGCCGTTCGCCGGCGTGAAGGGCTTCTTCGTCAGCGCCGAGTCGAAGAACAAGGTCGCCGCGAACGACTTCCTCGTCAACTACATCGGCACCGAAGACGTGCAGCTCGACCTGTTCGAGGCCGGCAACATCCTGCCCGCGCTGACCGCAGCTGCCGACACCGCAGCATCCGACCCGATCATCGCCGGCTTCCAGGCCGTCGGTACCGACGCGGTTCCGATGCCGGCCATCCCCGCGATGGGCTCCGTCTGGGAGTTCTGGGGCGTCGCAGAGGCAGCGATCATCAACGGCGAAGACCCGAAGTCGACGTGGCAGAAGCTCGTCGACGACGTGACCGCCGCGATCAAGTAA
- a CDS encoding YajQ family cyclic di-GMP-binding protein, producing MADSSFDIVSKVDHQEAENALNQARKEIEQRYDFKGTGASIAWSGESILIIANSEERAKAVLDVFQTKLIKRGISLKSLESGEPFASGKEFRIVSTIKDGISSENAKKISKIIRDEGPKGVKSQIQGDELRVQSKSRDDLQAVMALLRGSDLEVDLQFINYR from the coding sequence ATGGCTGACAGTTCCTTTGACATCGTCTCGAAAGTGGATCACCAGGAGGCGGAGAACGCCCTCAACCAGGCCCGCAAGGAGATCGAGCAGCGCTACGACTTCAAGGGCACCGGGGCATCGATCGCCTGGAGCGGCGAGTCGATCCTGATCATCGCGAACTCCGAAGAGCGGGCCAAGGCCGTGCTCGACGTGTTCCAGACCAAGCTCATCAAGCGCGGCATCTCACTCAAGAGCCTCGAGTCGGGCGAACCCTTCGCCAGCGGCAAGGAGTTCCGCATCGTCTCGACGATCAAGGACGGCATCTCCTCCGAGAACGCGAAGAAGATCAGCAAGATCATCCGCGACGAGGGCCCCAAGGGCGTGAAGAGCCAGATCCAGGGCGACGAGCTGCGCGTGCAGTCCAAGAGTCGCGACGACCTTCAGGCGGTCATGGCTCTGTTGCGAGGGTCCGACCTCGAGGTCGACCTGCAGTTCATCAACTACCGATAG
- a CDS encoding site-specific integrase, translated as MASVKQRTDGVWRARYRDDAGREHARHFALKRDAQRWLDEVTASVVTGQYVDPRAGRVLWAVWVREWMDRQSWTPGTREAAQTAVRSVPWADAPIGGVKPSEVLSWVTAERKRGLAPSTIRTRLNYVQMAFRAAVRDKVIPASPADGVRGPRARRADAAMKVLDADQVRSVLAAAGDFRPFVEVCLFAGLRLGEAAGLQLGDVNFLGRTINVRRQAQGSTNKAATLVGPKAGSERTIFVPDGLTRSLSAHVATMVLTSPGEQLFRTSLGRLWHRNNAGEEWRRIRTSAGLPEDVTLHALRHTFASNLIANGCDVVTVQRALGHAQPSITLNVYSHLWPSAEDRTRAATAAFMAEIEPPADSLRTETGKPLVRT; from the coding sequence ATGGCGAGCGTCAAGCAGAGGACTGACGGGGTCTGGCGCGCTCGGTACCGGGATGACGCCGGTAGGGAGCACGCACGGCATTTCGCACTGAAACGCGATGCGCAGAGGTGGCTCGATGAGGTGACGGCATCCGTCGTAACGGGTCAGTACGTGGATCCCCGAGCCGGCCGCGTCCTCTGGGCGGTCTGGGTGCGCGAATGGATGGACCGGCAGTCCTGGACGCCTGGGACGCGGGAAGCCGCGCAGACGGCCGTGCGGAGCGTCCCGTGGGCGGATGCGCCGATCGGCGGTGTGAAGCCATCAGAGGTGCTGTCGTGGGTCACTGCTGAGCGGAAGCGGGGGCTGGCGCCGTCGACGATCCGGACGCGACTGAACTATGTGCAGATGGCCTTCCGCGCCGCGGTGCGCGACAAGGTGATCCCAGCCAGCCCTGCGGACGGCGTTCGCGGGCCTCGTGCGCGGCGCGCCGACGCAGCGATGAAGGTGCTTGACGCCGATCAGGTGCGTTCGGTGCTCGCTGCAGCCGGAGACTTCCGGCCGTTCGTCGAGGTGTGCCTGTTCGCGGGCCTGCGTCTCGGCGAGGCGGCCGGGCTGCAGCTCGGCGATGTGAACTTCCTCGGGCGGACTATCAACGTCCGTCGCCAGGCGCAGGGCTCAACGAACAAGGCCGCGACGCTCGTCGGCCCGAAGGCCGGCAGTGAGCGCACGATCTTCGTTCCCGACGGTCTGACGAGATCTCTGTCGGCGCACGTTGCGACGATGGTGCTCACAAGCCCGGGGGAGCAGCTGTTCAGGACGTCGCTCGGCCGCCTGTGGCATCGGAACAACGCCGGCGAAGAATGGCGCCGCATCCGCACGTCCGCGGGGCTCCCCGAGGACGTGACGCTGCACGCGCTGCGTCACACGTTCGCGTCAAACCTCATCGCGAACGGGTGCGATGTCGTCACCGTGCAGCGCGCTCTCGGTCATGCTCAGCCGTCGATCACGCTGAACGTGTATTCGCACCTATGGCCGTCCGCGGAGGACCGGACCCGAGCTGCGACCGCCGCGTTCATGGCAGAAATCGAGCCTCCTGCGGACTCCCTGCGGACTGAAACAGGAAAACCCCTGGTCAGGACGTAG
- a CDS encoding helix-turn-helix transcriptional regulator, with the protein MTEENDDYIRLLQAQMDELRDAGAASGRASMLHLERVMCDKFRMLREERGWSQKELAEKVRDYGFDFHQSTIAKLESGARPLRVAEMYALSHVFRMPPGAVFFMAYSTSEDDGLDPFDSLTRLLAREEEGRAEMRTMMLDQMAQTVDIIADYQTRMNSIVDAMRRVAATNPNLADVIAEINAKHPRRSENRQPTPDLLEAEAAATKLIKGRWPDGERQAED; encoded by the coding sequence ATGACGGAAGAGAACGACGACTACATACGCCTGCTACAGGCGCAGATGGACGAGCTGCGCGATGCTGGCGCTGCATCGGGTCGAGCGTCGATGCTCCATCTCGAACGCGTCATGTGCGATAAGTTCCGCATGCTGCGTGAGGAGCGCGGGTGGTCCCAGAAAGAGCTCGCAGAGAAGGTCCGAGACTACGGGTTCGATTTCCATCAGTCGACGATCGCGAAGCTGGAGTCCGGCGCGCGACCGCTCCGGGTTGCTGAGATGTACGCCCTCTCGCATGTCTTCCGGATGCCTCCGGGTGCCGTCTTCTTCATGGCCTATTCGACGTCGGAAGACGATGGTCTCGATCCATTCGACAGCCTTACCCGGCTCCTCGCCCGAGAGGAGGAGGGGCGCGCTGAGATGCGCACGATGATGCTCGACCAAATGGCTCAGACCGTCGACATCATCGCGGATTACCAGACACGAATGAACTCGATCGTCGACGCGATGAGGAGAGTGGCTGCCACGAACCCGAATCTCGCGGACGTGATCGCAGAGATCAACGCGAAGCATCCGCGCCGGTCAGAGAACCGTCAGCCCACCCCGGATCTTCTCGAAGCCGAAGCCGCGGCTACGAAACTGATAAAGGGGAGATGGCCTGATGGCGAGCGTCAAGCAGAGGACTGA
- a CDS encoding helix-turn-helix domain-containing protein, with product MEDKLLFIPEVADRLRRSPDQIRWMIAQGTAPRHAKIAGRIVFKSSDVEAFIDQAFEVAK from the coding sequence ATGGAAGACAAGCTGCTGTTCATCCCCGAGGTGGCCGACCGGCTCCGGAGGTCGCCCGATCAGATCCGGTGGATGATCGCCCAGGGCACCGCTCCGAGGCACGCGAAGATCGCTGGCCGGATCGTCTTCAAATCATCCGATGTCGAGGCGTTCATTGATCAGGCGTTCGAGGTCGCGAAATGA
- a CDS encoding WhiB family transcriptional regulator — protein sequence MARSSRAEDAGGDTVRGGQQLEQLTQRMLTSTPACANDGRFIEDNPDPATTTALRRVCFGCDLLAACNAFAKSAKPEAGFWAGTDYSTRRLGRPPKEAADAAGSRS from the coding sequence ATGGCGCGCAGCTCTCGAGCGGAAGATGCCGGAGGCGACACGGTGAGAGGCGGACAGCAGCTGGAGCAGCTGACTCAGCGGATGCTGACCAGCACTCCGGCATGCGCCAACGACGGCAGGTTCATCGAAGACAACCCGGACCCCGCGACGACGACCGCCCTGCGCCGCGTCTGCTTCGGATGCGACCTCCTCGCCGCCTGCAACGCATTCGCGAAGTCCGCGAAACCCGAAGCCGGATTCTGGGCCGGCACCGACTACTCGACCCGCCGACTCGGTCGACCGCCGAAGGAAGCTGCAGACGCAGCAGGAAGCAGGAGCTGA
- a CDS encoding phage major capsid protein encodes MSARIKDLQQQITDASIKALAITEDRTVFKSHEERLAALTPVEKQIDALKEELKNLQYVEAQKRSVSMDALGGLDESPERSYAGADTRSALGAATKSWGERIERVIHQRAQLAGGAKALINGTIDIPSVLREVVQMQGRPTSLLQLIPRRPKTSGDGADGNHGNTFSYLRQTARDLNAGSVPDGAKKPNSGITFDDAEDRYRVYAHLTEPMPKRFLDDYRNLISILQLQLGQGLLESLERDILFGTGVLVPEVVDANGVVITQGEDPVLGILNTPGTLTEDWEPGSTPLQQLTNARYALEDTFVTPNAWLINSKDWQALTQLREDGATGALLFGSGRTSIDQFLGEYDRIITPLIPQGRALLGDFTQTELLIREDDHLDIDGSGPLFDRNQVKFRHEGRYGFATTKPSAFIEVELDDPGA; translated from the coding sequence ATGTCCGCACGCATCAAGGACTTGCAGCAGCAGATCACCGACGCATCCATCAAAGCCCTCGCCATCACCGAGGACCGCACGGTATTCAAGTCTCACGAGGAGCGGCTCGCTGCTCTCACACCCGTTGAGAAGCAGATCGACGCGCTGAAGGAGGAGCTCAAGAACCTCCAGTACGTCGAAGCGCAGAAGCGCTCGGTCAGCATGGACGCTCTCGGTGGACTCGACGAATCGCCCGAGCGCAGCTACGCCGGCGCCGACACGCGCAGCGCATTAGGGGCCGCAACCAAGTCCTGGGGCGAGCGGATCGAGCGGGTAATCCACCAGCGTGCGCAGCTCGCAGGCGGCGCCAAGGCGCTCATCAACGGCACGATCGATATCCCGAGCGTCCTCCGCGAGGTCGTACAGATGCAGGGTCGACCGACCTCGCTCCTGCAGCTGATCCCGCGGCGGCCGAAGACCTCAGGAGATGGTGCCGACGGCAACCACGGCAACACGTTCAGCTACCTCCGGCAGACCGCCCGCGATCTGAACGCCGGATCAGTCCCCGACGGTGCGAAGAAGCCGAACTCCGGCATCACCTTCGATGACGCCGAGGACCGCTATCGCGTCTACGCGCACCTCACCGAACCGATGCCGAAGCGCTTCCTCGACGACTATCGGAACCTGATCTCGATCCTGCAGCTGCAGCTCGGCCAGGGCCTCCTGGAGTCGCTCGAGCGAGACATCCTCTTCGGCACCGGCGTGCTCGTCCCGGAGGTCGTCGACGCGAACGGCGTCGTAATCACACAGGGCGAGGATCCCGTGCTCGGCATTCTCAACACCCCCGGCACCCTCACCGAGGACTGGGAACCCGGCTCCACACCCCTGCAGCAGCTAACGAACGCCCGCTACGCCCTCGAGGACACGTTCGTCACGCCCAACGCGTGGCTCATCAACTCGAAGGACTGGCAGGCGCTCACGCAGCTGCGCGAGGACGGCGCGACGGGCGCGCTGCTGTTCGGCTCCGGCCGCACGTCGATCGATCAGTTCCTCGGCGAGTACGACCGCATCATCACCCCGCTGATCCCGCAGGGGCGCGCGCTGCTCGGCGACTTCACCCAGACCGAGCTGCTCATCCGCGAGGACGACCACCTCGACATCGACGGCTCCGGTCCCCTGTTCGACCGCAACCAGGTCAAGTTCCGCCATGAGGGACGCTACGGCTTCGCCACCACGAAGCCCTCCGCGTTCATCGAGGTCGAGCTCGACGACCCAGGAGCGTAA
- a CDS encoding DUF3800 domain-containing protein, with amino-acid sequence MARIYLYADETGNLDYNNTSESGFFGFGTATFPDGHGAELWAGLQLRAGLSAKGLDLPRGFHAKNDSTPTKNEMFEVLGELGPRFDTTFLYKPNAYGSVRARGDMYLYKLAWYLHFKEIAHRVSNPGDTIVVVAGSFGTKKRQTQARAALTDVCDQVNRDIELCVWEAATSWGLQVADYALWSTHRALQGKGGQWHDQHVKPTLRTVFRPWG; translated from the coding sequence GTGGCCCGCATCTATCTCTACGCCGACGAAACCGGCAACCTCGACTACAACAACACGTCCGAGTCGGGGTTCTTTGGATTCGGCACGGCCACATTCCCTGACGGGCACGGCGCAGAGCTGTGGGCCGGTCTGCAGCTGCGCGCTGGGCTCAGCGCCAAGGGCCTCGACCTTCCCCGTGGGTTCCACGCGAAGAACGACAGCACTCCTACGAAGAACGAGATGTTCGAAGTGCTCGGCGAGCTCGGTCCCCGATTCGACACCACGTTCCTCTACAAGCCCAACGCATACGGGAGCGTGCGAGCCCGCGGAGATATGTACCTCTACAAACTCGCCTGGTACCTCCACTTCAAGGAGATCGCCCATCGCGTCTCAAACCCCGGCGACACGATCGTCGTAGTAGCAGGAAGCTTCGGAACCAAGAAGCGTCAGACGCAGGCGCGGGCGGCACTCACGGACGTCTGCGACCAAGTGAACCGCGACATCGAGCTGTGCGTCTGGGAAGCCGCAACTTCGTGGGGATTGCAGGTTGCGGATTATGCGCTCTGGAGTACGCACCGGGCGCTGCAAGGCAAGGGTGGCCAGTGGCACGACCAACATGTAAAGCCCACCTTGCGGACAGTGTTTCGCCCCTGGGGGTAA
- a CDS encoding AlpA family transcriptional regulator, producing MASEPSDAAWREFGDLAAAALVRLAERDAAQSGTDMTRSERITAAAIIMRDAVEEMGAAEPASHPPIHSGERRAPILTTRDAAKYSGLAYQTFRNLLAAGNGPRRFKQGRLNVFYAVDVDGWLAGRVTDPDAATIGKPARF from the coding sequence ATGGCATCGGAGCCTTCCGACGCCGCATGGCGTGAGTTCGGGGATCTCGCAGCGGCCGCACTGGTGCGACTTGCCGAGCGAGATGCGGCCCAGTCGGGAACGGACATGACGCGTTCTGAACGAATCACGGCGGCCGCGATCATCATGCGTGACGCCGTAGAGGAGATGGGGGCAGCGGAACCTGCCAGTCACCCACCGATCCATAGCGGTGAGCGGCGTGCGCCGATACTAACCACACGTGATGCGGCGAAGTACTCGGGTCTCGCCTACCAGACGTTCCGCAACCTGCTCGCCGCAGGCAATGGACCGAGGCGATTCAAGCAGGGGCGCTTGAACGTCTTCTACGCGGTCGATGTCGATGGATGGCTGGCAGGCCGAGTCACGGATCCTGATGCAGCTACGATCGGAAAGCCCGCTCGGTTCTGA